In a genomic window of Candidatus Hadarchaeales archaeon:
- a CDS encoding dihydropteroate synthase-like protein, with the protein MRVLLLTGRLASSLVRKYSKVEGVEAEVVVAPVPVATFLTPSLAVRELEKKGTKGYDLVLLPGMVRFDPSEVERRIGIPTYRGPKHAADLPLVLEKLGEVELSKEVPACELLREEARKRAERLLKEVERKAEENPGEGAFLLDGLGIGGSFPPRVMAEIVDAPLLPQEEVLERARRYLEEGAEILDVGMVAGRSFPEKAGELVSLLKKEFGVPVSIDTFNLEEISRAVEEGADLVLSLDRSSLRKFDKAETAVVLVPPRVERGKRKRELLDLVEEARKRGFEKVVADPLLEPLNLGFLDSVRVLAEVREERPELPLLMGVGNVVELCDADSPGMMALLAGMGMEIGVSLFLTAEASDKTEGSVGELRRARDMMLLARERGSVPKDLGLDLLFFKEKRKREEPYDPSPEAGAKVLEEKPMETPLRLGESFFRIRVEGGEIRAVLYRGKRAEVVFRGKSAEGLCRRILEEGITDPFHAAYLGRELQKAEIALKTGRSYVQEGELF; encoded by the coding sequence ATGAGGGTTCTCCTCCTCACGGGAAGGCTCGCCTCTTCCCTCGTGAGGAAATACTCCAAGGTGGAAGGGGTGGAAGCGGAGGTGGTGGTGGCCCCCGTTCCCGTCGCCACTTTCCTCACACCTTCCCTAGCCGTGAGGGAATTGGAGAAGAAGGGAACCAAGGGCTACGATCTCGTCCTCCTACCAGGAATGGTAAGGTTCGACCCTTCCGAGGTGGAGAGGAGGATAGGGATTCCCACTTACAGAGGCCCCAAACATGCCGCTGACCTGCCCTTGGTCCTAGAAAAACTTGGGGAAGTGGAGCTTTCAAAGGAAGTCCCGGCCTGCGAACTCCTGAGGGAGGAGGCGAGGAAAAGGGCGGAGAGACTCCTGAAGGAGGTGGAAAGAAAGGCTGAGGAGAATCCGGGAGAGGGGGCCTTCCTCTTGGATGGGCTGGGGATAGGAGGATCCTTCCCCCCGAGGGTGATGGCGGAAATCGTGGACGCCCCCCTCCTCCCCCAAGAGGAAGTTTTGGAAAGGGCGAGGAGGTATCTCGAGGAGGGGGCGGAGATCCTGGATGTGGGGATGGTGGCTGGAAGGAGTTTCCCCGAAAAGGCTGGGGAGCTGGTCTCCCTCCTCAAGAAGGAATTCGGGGTACCCGTGAGCATCGATACCTTCAACCTCGAAGAAATCTCCCGGGCGGTGGAGGAGGGGGCGGACTTGGTTTTAAGCCTCGATCGCTCTTCCCTGAGGAAGTTCGATAAAGCCGAAACGGCCGTGGTACTCGTCCCACCGCGTGTGGAGAGGGGGAAGAGGAAGAGGGAACTGCTGGACTTGGTGGAGGAGGCCAGGAAGAGGGGTTTCGAGAAGGTGGTGGCAGATCCCCTTTTGGAACCCCTCAACCTGGGCTTCCTGGACTCGGTGAGGGTGCTGGCGGAAGTGAGGGAGGAGAGGCCCGAGCTACCCCTCCTGATGGGGGTAGGGAACGTGGTGGAACTCTGCGACGCCGATTCCCCAGGCATGATGGCCCTGCTTGCGGGAATGGGGATGGAGATAGGGGTCAGCCTCTTCCTGACCGCGGAAGCCAGCGACAAAACGGAGGGAAGCGTGGGCGAGCTGAGGAGGGCCAGGGACATGATGCTCCTGGCCAGGGAGAGGGGTTCCGTGCCCAAGGACTTGGGACTGGATCTCCTCTTCTTCAAAGAGAAGAGGAAGAGGGAGGAACCCTACGATCCCTCCCCGGAGGCTGGAGCCAAGGTTCTGGAAGAAAAACCCATGGAAACCCCATTGAGGCTTGGGGAGAGCTTCTTCAGGATAAGGGTGGAGGGAGGGGAGATAAGGGCCGTGCTCTATCGGGGGAAAAGGGCGGAGGTGGTCTTCAGGGGAAAGAGCGCGGAGGGTCTCTGCAGGAGGATCCTGGAGGAGGGGATAACCGACCCCTTCCATGCCGCCTATCTGGGAAGGGAGTTGCAGAAGGCGGAGATAGCCCTGAAGACCGGAAGGAGCTACGTGCAGGAAGGAGAGCTTTTCTAA
- a CDS encoding (5-formylfuran-3-yl)methyl phosphate synthase, whose translation MALLLVSVRDVEEALEAVKGGADIVDVKNPLEGSLGAAFPWIISEVRKLLPSFPLSATIGDFPSLPGSASLACLGALQAGADFVKIGLKGPRTREEALSLLKAVVRTVDFWGKGEAVACAYGDFERAGTLDPFLLPELAAEAGARVVMLDTAVKDGKPLPSFLSLSELKEFSEKAHSMGLLVALSGSLGEREIEKLKGLADVIGVRGAVCPSGRGGKLSPELVGRLKGLLKDLPR comes from the coding sequence ATGGCCCTTCTCCTCGTGAGCGTGAGGGACGTGGAAGAGGCCCTGGAGGCGGTTAAGGGGGGTGCAGACATCGTGGACGTGAAGAACCCACTTGAAGGTTCTCTTGGGGCGGCCTTTCCCTGGATCATCTCGGAGGTCAGAAAACTCCTCCCTTCCTTTCCCTTGAGCGCCACCATAGGTGACTTCCCCTCCCTCCCCGGAAGTGCCTCCCTGGCCTGCCTGGGGGCCCTGCAGGCTGGCGCCGATTTCGTAAAGATCGGGCTCAAGGGACCGAGGACGAGGGAGGAGGCCCTTTCCCTTTTAAAGGCCGTGGTGAGGACCGTCGACTTTTGGGGGAAGGGAGAAGCCGTTGCATGTGCCTATGGGGACTTCGAGAGGGCTGGGACCTTAGATCCCTTCCTCCTACCCGAGTTGGCCGCTGAAGCCGGGGCAAGGGTGGTCATGCTCGACACGGCGGTGAAGGACGGTAAACCCCTTCCCTCCTTCCTTTCCCTCTCGGAGCTGAAGGAGTTCTCCGAGAAGGCACATTCGATGGGATTGTTGGTGGCCCTTTCGGGTTCCCTTGGGGAAAGGGAAATCGAAAAACTGAAGGGACTGGCGGATGTGATAGGCGTCAGGGGGGCCGTCTGTCCTTCGGGGAGGGGGGGGAAACTCTCACCAGAACTCGTGGGAAGACTGAAAGGGCTGCTGAAGGATCTTCCTCGATGA
- a CDS encoding ATP-grasp domain-containing protein: MKVLLLEFASSFGGSPSLLPEGFALLRMMASQFEEAGFQPLSLLHPNLRWLRDFLPGRVESSLPPSLPEVALPIAPPRELVELTGWLERKGVKVLGTDREGARRMGDKWLTYLALRGRINLPPSTLIPPRSGKWLVKPRWGAGGEGIRFGKRRKEGEFFQEFVEGIPASCCLLVGEEPFVLSLNRQVLSLGRNIRYLGSDVPLRLPPSLSRQCKEMTRKSAQLLGAKGICGVDLVVGRKPYFIEFNPRPTTSFLALVRILRGNLAEMLVEGRGKGSIGGEACVRILEAPPLPPGGMEGMEEVEGLLTPPVATEKGFKMVVVGWGRDLKEALQRMEETREEVRKRFSAWSS, translated from the coding sequence ATGAAAGTTCTCCTCCTGGAGTTCGCCTCCTCCTTCGGAGGATCCCCCTCCCTCCTGCCTGAGGGTTTCGCCCTCCTCAGGATGATGGCCTCCCAGTTCGAAGAGGCAGGCTTCCAACCCCTTTCCCTCCTCCACCCCAACCTCCGCTGGCTCAGGGATTTTCTGCCGGGAAGGGTGGAGAGCTCCCTTCCCCCCTCCCTTCCCGAAGTCGCCCTTCCCATCGCCCCTCCCAGAGAGCTAGTGGAACTCACCGGATGGCTCGAGAGGAAAGGGGTGAAGGTACTGGGCACGGACAGGGAAGGGGCGAGGAGGATGGGGGATAAGTGGCTCACTTACCTCGCCCTGAGGGGGAGGATCAACCTCCCACCCTCCACGCTCATCCCTCCACGCTCGGGGAAATGGTTGGTGAAACCCAGGTGGGGAGCGGGCGGGGAGGGGATAAGGTTCGGGAAAAGGAGGAAGGAAGGGGAATTCTTCCAGGAGTTCGTGGAGGGAATTCCCGCGAGCTGCTGCCTGCTGGTGGGTGAGGAGCCCTTCGTTCTCTCCCTCAATCGACAGGTGCTCTCCCTCGGGAGGAACATCCGCTATCTGGGAAGTGATGTGCCCTTGAGGCTCCCACCCTCCCTTTCCAGGCAGTGCAAGGAAATGACTAGGAAGAGCGCCCAGCTCCTAGGAGCAAAGGGGATCTGCGGAGTGGACCTCGTGGTGGGGAGGAAACCGTACTTCATCGAATTCAATCCCCGCCCCACCACCTCCTTCCTCGCCCTGGTGAGGATCCTCCGGGGAAACCTGGCCGAAATGTTGGTGGAAGGAAGGGGGAAGGGTTCGATCGGGGGGGAGGCCTGTGTGAGGATCCTGGAGGCTCCCCCCCTTCCCCCCGGAGGGATGGAGGGAATGGAGGAAGTGGAGGGTCTCCTCACCCCTCCAGTGGCCACGGAAAAGGGCTTCAAGATGGTGGTGGTGGGATGGGGAAGGGACCTGAAGGAGGCTCTCCAGAGGATGGAGGAAACGAGGGAGGAAGTGAGGAAAAGGTTCAGCGCTTGGAGCTCTTGA
- a CDS encoding ferritin family protein, giving the protein MLSELPTEVKKLRKEELDREILRAGMIAELDAINFYEQMAAMANSELVRKLLLDIAREEKTHLGEFQALLLEKDREQVGELEKGKKEVEELKSSKR; this is encoded by the coding sequence ATGTTATCGGAACTTCCAACGGAAGTGAAGAAACTCAGGAAGGAGGAGCTCGATAGGGAAATCCTCAGGGCGGGAATGATAGCGGAGCTGGATGCCATCAACTTCTACGAGCAGATGGCCGCGATGGCTAACAGCGAACTGGTGAGGAAGCTACTGCTCGACATAGCTAGGGAAGAGAAAACCCATCTGGGGGAATTCCAAGCCCTCCTCTTGGAAAAGGACAGGGAACAGGTAGGGGAGCTGGAGAAGGGTAAGAAGGAAGTGGAGGAGCTCAAGAGCTCCAAGCGCTGA
- a CDS encoding hydantoinase/oxoprolinase family protein — protein sequence MSSLGIDLGGAHTKAVLLEGGRVKASLLRYLPLWKEREKVGDLLRELERWGPERVGVVMTGELADVFETREEGVKELAKEVWGVWKGKALFLTLGGELVGMRKVLSDPLSVAASNWVASGLVVARDFPDSLLVDVGSTTTDLIPLVGGRVANLGSTDFQRLKRGELVYTGVIRTPVACVLGEVEGIGMAAENFAVMGDVYLLLGKLNPKEYTCETPDGRGKDVKSCERRLARIFCSDPEEVGRNFLRKCARILHRKQVEKVAEKMGKVKKRYGLEGCPVVVTGVGREIVGREAALRAGFKKVVDLGGIWGKEAALMTPAFSMGKLVEEVVGRMPW from the coding sequence ATGTCTTCCCTGGGTATTGACCTAGGCGGAGCCCACACCAAAGCCGTGCTCTTGGAAGGGGGAAGGGTGAAAGCCTCCCTCCTCCGCTACCTTCCCCTCTGGAAGGAAAGGGAGAAGGTGGGAGACCTCCTCAGAGAGTTGGAAAGGTGGGGACCGGAGAGGGTGGGGGTGGTGATGACGGGTGAATTGGCCGATGTATTTGAGACGAGGGAAGAGGGGGTGAAGGAACTGGCCAAGGAGGTATGGGGGGTGTGGAAGGGAAAGGCTCTTTTCCTCACCCTCGGTGGTGAATTGGTGGGGATGAGAAAGGTCCTATCCGATCCCCTTTCTGTGGCAGCTTCCAACTGGGTAGCCAGTGGGCTCGTCGTGGCAAGGGATTTTCCCGATTCCCTCCTCGTGGATGTGGGGAGCACGACCACCGATCTCATCCCGCTCGTGGGGGGGAGGGTGGCCAACCTGGGAAGCACGGATTTCCAGAGACTCAAGAGAGGAGAACTCGTTTATACGGGGGTCATACGCACCCCCGTGGCCTGCGTACTGGGAGAGGTGGAGGGAATAGGGATGGCGGCGGAGAACTTCGCGGTGATGGGGGATGTCTATCTCCTCCTGGGCAAGCTAAACCCGAAGGAATACACGTGTGAAACTCCCGATGGGAGGGGAAAAGACGTGAAGAGTTGCGAGAGGAGGCTGGCAAGGATCTTTTGTTCCGATCCGGAAGAGGTGGGGAGGAACTTCCTCAGGAAGTGCGCCAGGATCCTCCATAGGAAACAGGTGGAGAAGGTGGCGGAGAAAATGGGGAAAGTGAAGAAAAGGTATGGGCTGGAGGGCTGCCCCGTGGTGGTCACGGGGGTAGGAAGAGAGATCGTGGGGAGGGAAGCTGCCTTAAGGGCTGGATTCAAGAAGGTGGTGGATCTAGGAGGGATATGGGGGAAGGAAGCGGCCCTCATGACCCCGGCCTTCTCCATGGGCAAACTGGTCGAGGAGGTGGTCGGACGGATGCCGTGGTGA